From Saccharothrix espanaensis DSM 44229, the proteins below share one genomic window:
- a CDS encoding DUF6119 family protein yields MRRAFDSPPPWASAPPPATGSSPLSHLFAQGLVAAESFTDPATWEKFRELVAEQDEERAAGLAGRPGSVVFAIHRADRPLTVDGLFTFARSALVSAWTSLTTYRIPVQLAVIA; encoded by the coding sequence GTGCGCAGGGCATTCGACAGCCCGCCACCGTGGGCGTCCGCCCCGCCGCCGGCCACCGGGTCCAGTCCGCTGAGCCACCTGTTCGCCCAAGGGCTGGTCGCCGCCGAGAGCTTCACCGATCCCGCGACGTGGGAGAAGTTTCGCGAGCTGGTGGCCGAGCAGGACGAGGAGCGGGCCGCGGGTCTGGCCGGCCGTCCCGGCAGCGTGGTGTTCGCGATCCACCGCGCCGACCGCCCGCTCACGGTGGACGGGCTGTTCACCTTCGCCCGGTCGGCGCTGGTCTCGGCGTGGACCTCGCTCACCACCTACAGGATCCCCGTCCAGCTCGCCGTGATCGCCTGA
- a CDS encoding ABC transporter ATP-binding protein — MAIIEVVDLVKSYDEKVAVGGVSFTVDEGEIFGILGPNGAGKTTTVECVEGLRAADSGTIRVGGLDPRRDRAKVREILGAQLQQSELPERIRVGEALELYASFYREPADWRELLGLLGIADRVDTQYRKLSGGQKQRVSIALALVGRPRIAVLDELTTGLDPQARRDTWSLVERVRDSGVTVVLVTHFMEEAERLCDRLALIDAGKLVAVDSPAGLVARLGGEQTVRFRPTTPIGTELFDVLPEVSSVQRHGSQVVVTGTGNLLHAVTSVLARNQVVAADLRIEQAGLDDAFIRLTGKALSE; from the coding sequence ATGGCAATCATCGAGGTGGTCGACCTCGTCAAGTCCTACGACGAGAAGGTCGCGGTGGGCGGGGTGTCGTTCACCGTCGACGAGGGGGAGATCTTCGGCATCCTCGGCCCGAACGGGGCGGGCAAGACGACGACCGTCGAGTGCGTCGAGGGGTTGCGCGCGGCGGATTCCGGGACGATCCGGGTCGGCGGGCTCGACCCGCGGCGGGACCGGGCGAAGGTCAGGGAGATCCTCGGGGCGCAGTTGCAGCAGAGCGAGCTGCCCGAGCGGATCCGGGTGGGCGAGGCGCTGGAGCTCTACGCGTCGTTCTACCGCGAGCCCGCCGACTGGCGCGAGCTGCTCGGCCTGCTCGGCATCGCCGACCGGGTCGACACCCAGTACCGCAAGCTGTCCGGCGGTCAGAAGCAGCGCGTCTCCATCGCGCTCGCCCTGGTCGGCCGGCCCAGGATCGCGGTGCTGGACGAGCTGACCACGGGACTGGACCCGCAGGCCCGGCGGGACACCTGGAGCCTGGTCGAACGGGTCCGCGACTCCGGGGTGACCGTCGTGCTGGTCACCCACTTCATGGAGGAGGCCGAGCGGTTGTGCGACCGGCTCGCGCTGATCGACGCCGGGAAGCTCGTCGCGGTGGACAGCCCGGCCGGGCTGGTGGCCCGGCTGGGCGGGGAGCAGACCGTGCGGTTCCGGCCGACCACGCCGATCGGCACCGAGCTGTTCGACGTGCTGCCCGAGGTCTCCTCGGTCCAGCGGCACGGCTCGCAGGTCGTGGTCACCGGCACCGGCAACCTGCTGCACGCCGTCACGTCCGTGCTGGCGCGCAACCAGGTCGTCGCCGCCGACCTGCGGATCGAGCAGGCCGGCCTGGACGACGCCTTCATCCGACTCACCGGCAAAGCCCTTTCGGAGTGA
- a CDS encoding ABC transporter permease, whose translation MTKIISTEWKLFLREPAMVAFSVFFPTVLMLVLGAIPALRTPDPKFDDLRFVDAYGPTLVVIALAFLGLNRLPTAVASYREKGVLRRFSTTPVHPSRLLVAQVAVNLIAGVVSIGLVLVVGKAVFDIDLPHSPLGFLAACLLGMLSLSALGLLVAAWAPGAASAGGWATVVFMLVMFFGGAYLPRFLMPDFLVRVGEHLPPGVGALQAAWLGTAPSLVHLGILALITLVAGTVAAKSFRWE comes from the coding sequence ATGACGAAGATCATCTCGACCGAGTGGAAGCTGTTCCTGCGCGAGCCCGCCATGGTGGCGTTCTCGGTCTTCTTCCCGACCGTGCTGATGCTGGTGCTGGGCGCGATCCCGGCGCTGCGCACGCCCGACCCCAAGTTCGACGACCTCCGGTTCGTCGACGCCTACGGGCCCACGCTCGTCGTGATCGCGCTCGCGTTCCTGGGTCTCAACCGGCTGCCCACCGCGGTCGCCTCCTACCGGGAGAAGGGCGTGCTGCGCCGGTTCTCCACCACCCCGGTGCACCCGAGCCGCCTGCTCGTCGCGCAGGTCGCGGTGAACCTCATCGCGGGCGTGGTGTCGATCGGGCTGGTGCTGGTGGTGGGCAAGGCCGTGTTCGACATCGACCTGCCGCACAGCCCGCTGGGGTTCCTGGCCGCCTGCCTGCTCGGGATGCTGTCGCTGTCCGCGCTCGGCCTGCTGGTCGCCGCCTGGGCACCGGGCGCGGCCTCGGCCGGCGGCTGGGCGACGGTGGTGTTCATGCTGGTGATGTTCTTCGGCGGGGCCTACCTGCCGAGGTTCCTGATGCCGGACTTCCTGGTCCGCGTCGGCGAGCACCTGCCGCCGGGCGTGGGCGCGTTGCAGGCCGCGTGGCTGGGCACCGCGCCGAGCCTCGTGCACCTGGGCATCCTCGCCCTGATCACGCTGGTGGCGGGTACCGTCGCGGCGAAGTCGTTCCGCTGGGAGTAG
- a CDS encoding sensor histidine kinase → MVADKLDVWERRLGVLANLIPYLALLLPTLMYLVLVPDPPEQRLVTLSIVAGAVAWMLWWHTLHPAWRARSGLMVVFFLGVLVFYAVLGLDDPIFGFYSFAGYVYAIDCLHGRMKFVGVLINALIASASLYGGFPSTEPLAIFTYVVITFFIVMVAMTFTTLGFITAEQSRRRKEMVAEMAAMMEENAGLHAQLLIQAREAGVLDERQRLAGEIHDTLAQGFTGIITQLQAVDEPSRRVDTALRLARENLAEARRSVHALRPPALEDANLPDALVEVASGWTDQTGVPASVATTGAARPLHPEVEVALLRTAQEALSNVAKHASASRVGLTLSYMEDVVTLDVRDDGTGFDPGRETEGYGLVGMRQRVSRLAGALAVESEPGAGTAVSASVPAIPAEVAR, encoded by the coding sequence GTGGTGGCAGACAAGCTCGACGTGTGGGAACGCCGGCTCGGCGTCCTGGCGAACCTCATCCCGTACCTCGCCCTGCTGCTGCCCACCCTGATGTACCTGGTCCTGGTGCCCGATCCGCCGGAGCAGCGCCTGGTCACGCTCTCGATCGTCGCGGGCGCGGTCGCGTGGATGCTGTGGTGGCACACGTTGCACCCCGCCTGGCGCGCGCGGTCCGGGCTGATGGTCGTGTTCTTCCTGGGTGTCCTGGTCTTCTACGCGGTGCTGGGCCTCGACGACCCGATCTTCGGGTTCTACTCCTTCGCCGGGTACGTGTACGCGATCGACTGCCTGCACGGCCGCATGAAGTTCGTCGGGGTGCTGATCAACGCGCTGATCGCCTCCGCCTCGCTCTACGGCGGTTTCCCGTCCACCGAACCACTGGCGATCTTCACCTACGTCGTGATCACGTTCTTCATCGTGATGGTCGCGATGACGTTCACGACGCTGGGGTTCATCACCGCCGAGCAGTCCCGGCGGCGCAAGGAGATGGTGGCCGAGATGGCCGCGATGATGGAGGAGAACGCGGGCCTGCACGCCCAACTGCTCATCCAGGCGCGGGAAGCGGGCGTGCTGGACGAGCGGCAGCGGCTGGCGGGAGAGATCCACGACACCCTCGCCCAGGGGTTCACCGGCATCATCACCCAGCTCCAGGCCGTGGACGAGCCGTCCCGGCGGGTGGACACGGCGCTGCGGCTGGCCCGGGAGAACCTCGCCGAGGCCCGCCGCTCGGTGCACGCGCTGCGCCCACCCGCGCTGGAGGACGCCAACCTGCCGGACGCGCTGGTCGAGGTCGCGTCGGGCTGGACCGACCAGACCGGCGTGCCCGCCTCGGTCGCCACGACCGGCGCGGCCCGCCCGTTGCACCCCGAGGTGGAGGTGGCCCTGTTGCGCACCGCGCAGGAAGCACTGTCCAACGTGGCCAAGCACGCGTCCGCGTCACGGGTCGGGCTCACGTTGTCCTACATGGAGGACGTGGTGACGCTCGACGTGCGCGACGACGGCACCGGGTTCGACCCCGGCCGCGAGACCGAGGGCTACGGTCTGGTCGGGATGCGCCAGCGGGTGTCCCGGCTGGCCGGGGCGCTCGCCGTCGAGTCGGAACCCGGTGCGGGCACCGCGGTGTCGGCGTCGGTGCCCGCGATCCCGGCAGAGGTGGCCCGGTGA
- a CDS encoding response regulator yields the protein MIRVVIVDDHPVVRDGLRGMLAAAGDVDVVGEAADGAEAEAVVRAKNPDVVLMDLRMPGVDGVTAIGRLRDFPARVLVLTTYDTDSDVLPAIKAGATGYLLKDTPREELFRAVRSAARGEAVLSPSVATRLVGQVRAPTAEPLSEREVEVLGLIARGCTNREAAVRLFISEATVKTHLVHVYAKLGVKDRASAVAEAYERGLLGGV from the coding sequence GTGATCCGGGTGGTGATCGTGGACGACCACCCGGTGGTGCGCGACGGGCTGCGCGGGATGCTCGCCGCGGCCGGCGACGTGGACGTGGTGGGCGAGGCGGCGGACGGCGCGGAGGCCGAAGCCGTGGTGCGGGCCAAGAACCCGGACGTCGTGCTGATGGACCTGCGGATGCCGGGCGTGGACGGGGTGACCGCGATCGGCCGGCTGCGCGACTTCCCGGCGCGGGTGCTGGTGCTCACCACCTACGACACCGACAGCGACGTGCTGCCCGCGATCAAGGCCGGCGCGACCGGGTACCTGCTCAAGGACACGCCGCGCGAGGAGCTGTTCCGGGCGGTGCGGTCGGCTGCGCGCGGCGAGGCGGTGCTGTCGCCGTCGGTGGCCACCAGGCTGGTCGGGCAGGTGCGGGCGCCGACCGCGGAACCGTTGAGCGAGCGGGAGGTCGAGGTGCTCGGCCTGATCGCGCGCGGCTGCACGAACCGGGAGGCGGCGGTGCGGCTGTTCATCAGCGAGGCCACCGTGAAGACGCACCTGGTGCACGTCTACGCGAAACTCGGCGTGAAGGACCGAGCGTCGGCGGTGGCCGAGGCGTACGAACGGGGCTTGCTGGGCGGCGTGTGA
- a CDS encoding XdhC family protein: protein MRDLASAVADWNGPYAVASVVAVRGSAPREVGAALAVHPDGRVVGSVSGGCVEGAVYELALSVLADGRPQRARFGYSAQDAFAVGLTCGGELEVFVQVVTPEIRAALRAAARGRPVVLSRDLATGTCSISLPEHAVSRSSIVGGVFVEAWGAAPRMLVFGAIDFAAALAQQGKFLGYHVTVCDARPVFATPQRFPAADEVVVDWPHRYLAATRTDPSTAVCVLTHDPKFDIPLLAEALRRPLGFVGALGSRRTHLERLARLREEGLSDTEIARLRSPIGLDLGARTPEETAVSIVAELIAARRGGAGLPLSATDTPIHKEDPPGADLPQRRRDAWRPVAPTTPGNTPAVCGA from the coding sequence GTGCGCGATCTGGCGTCCGCGGTGGCGGACTGGAACGGGCCGTACGCGGTGGCGTCGGTCGTGGCCGTGCGGGGCAGCGCGCCCCGCGAGGTCGGTGCGGCGTTGGCCGTGCACCCGGACGGGCGCGTGGTGGGCAGCGTGTCCGGCGGGTGCGTCGAGGGCGCGGTGTACGAGCTGGCGCTGTCCGTGCTGGCCGACGGGCGGCCGCAGCGCGCCCGGTTCGGGTATTCGGCGCAGGACGCGTTCGCGGTCGGCTTGACGTGTGGCGGTGAGCTGGAGGTGTTCGTCCAGGTCGTGACGCCGGAGATCCGGGCGGCGCTGCGGGCGGCGGCGCGTGGCCGTCCCGTGGTGTTGAGCCGGGACCTCGCGACGGGAACGTGCTCGATCTCGCTGCCGGAGCACGCGGTTTCCCGCTCGTCCATTGTGGGTGGTGTGTTCGTGGAGGCGTGGGGTGCGGCACCGCGGATGCTGGTGTTCGGCGCGATCGACTTCGCGGCGGCGCTGGCCCAGCAGGGCAAGTTCCTCGGCTACCACGTCACGGTGTGCGACGCGCGGCCCGTCTTCGCCACCCCGCAACGGTTCCCGGCCGCCGACGAGGTCGTGGTCGACTGGCCGCACCGGTACCTGGCGGCGACCCGCACCGACCCGTCCACGGCGGTGTGCGTGTTGACCCACGACCCGAAGTTCGACATCCCGCTGCTGGCCGAGGCACTGCGCCGGCCGCTGGGTTTCGTCGGCGCGCTGGGATCCCGGCGCACCCATCTGGAGCGCCTGGCCCGGCTGCGCGAGGAAGGCTTGTCGGACACCGAGATCGCCCGCCTGCGGTCACCGATCGGCCTGGACCTCGGCGCGCGCACACCCGAGGAGACGGCGGTGTCCATCGTCGCCGAACTGATCGCCGCGCGGCGCGGCGGCGCCGGCCTGCCGCTGTCGGCCACCGACACCCCGATCCACAAGGAGGACCCCCCTGGCGCTGATCTTCCTCAACGGCGGCGGGATGCGTGGCGGCCCGTTGCGCCAACAACTCCAGGGAACACGCCGGCTGTGTGTGGCGCGTAG
- a CDS encoding nucleoside deaminase, whose amino-acid sequence MTTSGSPDHTWLRESIELATRNVAAGGGPFGAVIVRAGQVIATGTNQVTTTLDPTAHAEVVAIRAACRAVGDFKLPGCVLVSSCEPCPLCLSAALWARVDRVVYAADRHDAASAGFDDREFYELFGKPRDQWSLPVHQISTGADNAPFTAWLSRADRVDY is encoded by the coding sequence ATGACCACGTCCGGGTCCCCCGACCACACCTGGCTGCGCGAGTCGATCGAGCTGGCCACCCGCAACGTCGCCGCCGGCGGCGGCCCGTTCGGCGCGGTGATCGTCCGGGCCGGCCAGGTGATCGCCACCGGCACCAACCAGGTCACCACCACGCTCGACCCGACCGCGCACGCCGAGGTGGTCGCGATCCGGGCGGCCTGCCGGGCGGTCGGCGACTTCAAGCTGCCCGGGTGCGTGCTGGTGTCGTCCTGCGAGCCGTGCCCGCTGTGCCTGTCCGCCGCGCTGTGGGCGCGGGTGGACCGCGTCGTCTACGCCGCCGACCGGCACGACGCCGCGTCGGCCGGGTTCGACGACCGCGAGTTCTACGAGCTGTTCGGCAAGCCCCGCGACCAGTGGAGCCTGCCCGTGCACCAGATCTCCACCGGTGCCGACAACGCGCCGTTCACGGCGTGGCTCTCCCGGGCCGACCGGGTCGACTACTAG
- a CDS encoding molybdopterin cofactor-binding domain-containing protein: MSLTPAELTSSVSGGVGTSPQRPDGNLKVRGEYAYASDLWHEDMIWGATLRSPHPHARILSVDLTEALKVPGVYAVLTHQDVPGRNLYGLEHKDQPVLAVDLVRYQGEPVALVGADHPETALRAMKRIKVEYDVLTPVVDMETAQDDTPLHPGGNLVRHVPIRRGDTSATAEVVVTGRYEVGMQDQAFLGPESGLAVPAEDGGVDLYIATQWLHVDQAQVASALGLPLEKVRLTLSGVGGAFGGREDLSMQVHACLLAVHTGKPTKMVYNREESFYGHVHRHPAVLYYEHGADRTGKLVYVKAKIYLDGGAYASSTPAVVANAATLGVGPYDVDNVSIDAWGVYTNNPPCGAMRGFGAVQAAFAYESQMDRLAEALGMDPVDVRVVNAMAEGSVLPTGQVVDSAAPVAQLLKLVKDKPLPPAPAALDLRDMPGGVSNTTHGEGVVRGVGYAVGIKNVCFSEGYDDYSTARVRLQVINGEPAALAHTAACEVGQGLVTIMQQIVRTELGVERVTILPMDTSIGNGGSTSASRQTYVTGGAVKAACAAVRAELAKLAGGRDTSDLVAVLGDEVIDETVEWRHRATQPIDPETGQGDAHVQYGFAAHRAVVDVDVELGLVKVVGLDCAQDVGKALNPQAVLGQIQGGSAQGLGLAVMEEIQTTGGEVRNPSFTDYLIPTVLDMPPMSIDVLELADPHAPYGVRGVGEPPTISSTPAIVAAIRAATGLALTRVPVRPEHITGT, from the coding sequence ATGAGCCTGACCCCGGCCGAACTCACCTCGTCCGTGTCCGGCGGTGTCGGCACGAGCCCGCAGCGCCCGGACGGCAACCTCAAGGTGCGCGGCGAGTACGCCTACGCCTCGGACCTGTGGCACGAGGACATGATCTGGGGCGCGACCCTGCGCAGCCCGCACCCGCACGCGCGGATCCTCTCCGTCGACCTGACCGAGGCGCTCAAGGTGCCCGGCGTGTACGCGGTGCTGACCCACCAGGACGTGCCGGGGCGCAACCTGTACGGCCTGGAGCACAAGGACCAGCCCGTGCTCGCCGTGGACCTCGTGCGCTACCAGGGGGAACCGGTCGCGCTGGTCGGCGCGGACCACCCGGAGACCGCGCTGCGGGCCATGAAGCGCATCAAGGTCGAGTACGACGTGCTGACGCCCGTGGTGGACATGGAGACCGCGCAGGACGACACCCCGCTGCACCCCGGCGGGAACCTGGTGCGGCACGTGCCGATCCGGCGCGGCGACACCTCCGCGACGGCCGAGGTCGTGGTCACCGGCCGGTACGAGGTCGGTATGCAGGACCAGGCGTTCCTCGGGCCGGAGTCGGGGTTGGCGGTACCCGCCGAGGACGGCGGCGTCGACCTCTACATCGCCACCCAGTGGCTGCACGTCGACCAGGCGCAGGTGGCGTCCGCGCTGGGGCTGCCGCTGGAGAAGGTGCGGCTGACGCTGTCCGGTGTCGGCGGGGCGTTCGGCGGGCGCGAGGACCTGTCGATGCAGGTGCACGCGTGCCTGCTCGCGGTGCACACCGGCAAGCCCACCAAGATGGTCTACAACCGCGAGGAGTCGTTCTACGGCCACGTGCACCGGCACCCGGCCGTGCTGTACTACGAGCACGGCGCGGACCGCACCGGGAAGCTGGTGTACGTCAAGGCGAAGATCTACCTCGACGGCGGCGCGTACGCGTCCAGCACACCCGCCGTGGTGGCGAACGCGGCCACGCTCGGCGTCGGCCCGTACGACGTGGACAACGTGTCGATCGACGCGTGGGGCGTCTACACGAACAACCCGCCGTGCGGCGCGATGCGCGGGTTCGGCGCGGTGCAGGCGGCTTTCGCCTACGAGTCCCAAATGGACAGACTGGCCGAGGCGCTGGGCATGGACCCGGTGGACGTGCGGGTCGTGAACGCGATGGCCGAGGGTTCGGTGCTGCCGACCGGGCAGGTGGTCGACTCGGCCGCGCCGGTCGCGCAGTTGCTGAAACTGGTCAAGGACAAGCCTTTGCCGCCGGCACCGGCCGCGCTGGACCTGCGGGACATGCCCGGCGGCGTCTCCAACACCACGCACGGCGAAGGCGTGGTGCGCGGGGTCGGGTACGCGGTGGGGATCAAGAACGTCTGCTTCTCCGAGGGCTACGACGACTACTCCACGGCCCGCGTCCGGCTCCAGGTCATCAACGGCGAGCCCGCCGCGCTCGCCCACACCGCGGCGTGCGAGGTCGGCCAGGGGCTGGTGACGATCATGCAGCAGATCGTGCGCACCGAACTGGGCGTGGAGCGGGTGACGATCCTGCCCATGGACACCAGCATCGGCAACGGCGGCTCGACGTCGGCGTCCCGCCAGACCTACGTGACCGGCGGCGCGGTGAAGGCCGCGTGCGCGGCGGTGCGCGCCGAGCTGGCGAAGCTGGCCGGCGGGAGGGACACCTCCGACCTGGTGGCGGTGCTCGGCGACGAGGTCATCGACGAGACCGTGGAGTGGCGGCACCGGGCGACCCAGCCGATCGACCCGGAGACCGGCCAGGGCGACGCGCACGTCCAGTACGGCTTCGCCGCGCACCGCGCGGTGGTCGACGTGGACGTGGAGCTGGGCCTGGTCAAGGTGGTCGGGCTGGACTGCGCGCAGGACGTCGGCAAGGCGCTCAACCCGCAGGCCGTGCTCGGTCAGATCCAGGGCGGCTCGGCGCAGGGGCTCGGCCTGGCGGTGATGGAGGAGATCCAGACCACCGGCGGCGAGGTGCGCAACCCGTCGTTCACCGACTACCTGATCCCGACCGTGCTGGACATGCCGCCGATGAGCATCGACGTGCTGGAACTGGCCGACCCGCACGCCCCGTACGGTGTGCGCGGCGTCGGCGAGCCGCCCACCATCTCGTCCACCCCGGCGATCGTGGCGGCCATCCGCGCCGCCACCGGCCTCGCCCTGACCCGCGTGCCGGTCCGGCCCGAGCACATCACCGGCACCTGA
- a CDS encoding 8-oxoguanine deaminase, whose protein sequence is MTPTVLDGVAVSTMDEAGTEHAFGHVVFEHGRITAVGPGQAPRPTGPHTWVDGSGCLVTPGLVNTHHHLYQWATRGLAQDATLFEWLTTLYPVWRGLDAEITHAAASAGLARLATTGCTTAADHHYVFPRAGGDQFEALVGAGRRIGLRLHAVRGSMDRGRSHGGLPPDDLVEDTDTALVATEKAIDAHHDPSPDSVLRVAVGPCSPFSVSPELMSGAAELARRKGVRLHTHLAETLDEEDQCQAEHGCSPTEYAERTGWLGEDVWLAHTVHLSQDAVRKLGATGTGSAHCPTSNGRLGTGTAPVRDLLDAGAPVGLGVDGAASNESGGLVEELRQALLQARQRGGPRALDVRRALWLGTMGGARCLGRAAEIGSVEPGKLADLAVWRLDGLAHAGIDDPVAALVLGPTPELKLLLVGGRTVVADGELRTAADAELARELRAASTRLKEAAR, encoded by the coding sequence GTGACCCCCACCGTCCTCGACGGCGTCGCGGTGTCCACGATGGACGAAGCCGGCACCGAGCACGCGTTCGGCCACGTGGTGTTCGAGCACGGCCGGATCACCGCCGTCGGCCCCGGCCAGGCCCCCCGGCCGACCGGTCCGCACACCTGGGTCGACGGCAGCGGCTGCCTGGTCACGCCCGGCCTGGTCAACACCCACCACCACCTCTACCAGTGGGCGACCCGCGGCCTGGCCCAGGACGCCACCCTGTTCGAGTGGCTGACCACGCTGTACCCGGTGTGGCGCGGCCTGGACGCGGAGATCACGCACGCCGCCGCGTCGGCGGGCCTGGCGCGGCTGGCCACCACCGGCTGCACGACCGCCGCCGACCACCACTACGTCTTCCCGCGGGCCGGCGGCGACCAGTTCGAGGCGCTGGTGGGCGCGGGCCGCCGGATCGGCCTCCGGCTGCACGCCGTGCGCGGCTCGATGGACCGGGGCCGCTCGCACGGCGGGCTGCCGCCGGACGACCTCGTCGAGGACACCGACACCGCGCTGGTCGCGACGGAGAAGGCGATCGACGCGCACCACGACCCGTCGCCGGACTCGGTCCTGCGGGTCGCGGTCGGGCCGTGCTCGCCGTTCTCGGTCAGCCCCGAGCTGATGTCCGGCGCGGCGGAACTGGCCCGGCGCAAGGGCGTCCGGCTGCACACCCACCTCGCCGAGACGCTCGACGAGGAGGACCAGTGCCAGGCCGAGCACGGCTGCTCGCCGACCGAGTACGCCGAGCGCACCGGCTGGCTGGGCGAGGACGTCTGGCTCGCGCACACCGTGCACCTGAGCCAGGACGCGGTGCGCAAGCTCGGCGCGACCGGCACCGGCTCGGCGCACTGCCCCACGTCCAACGGCCGGCTGGGCACCGGCACCGCCCCGGTCCGCGACCTGCTCGACGCGGGCGCGCCGGTCGGGCTGGGCGTGGACGGCGCGGCGTCCAACGAGTCCGGCGGCCTGGTCGAGGAGCTGCGCCAGGCGCTGCTCCAGGCCCGGCAGCGCGGCGGGCCGCGCGCGCTGGACGTCCGGCGCGCGCTGTGGCTGGGCACCATGGGCGGGGCGCGGTGCCTGGGCCGGGCGGCCGAGATCGGCTCGGTCGAGCCGGGCAAGCTCGCCGACCTGGCCGTGTGGCGGCTGGACGGCCTGGCGCACGCCGGCATCGACGACCCGGTGGCCGCGCTGGTGCTCGGGCCGACGCCGGAGCTGAAGCTGCTGCTGGTCGGCGGCCGGACCGTGGTGGCGGACGGCGAGTTGCGCACCGCGGCCGACGCCGAACTGGCCCGCGAGCTGCGGGCCGCGAGCACCCGACTGAAGGAGGCGGCCCGATGA
- a CDS encoding (2Fe-2S)-binding protein: MRVNVTVNGEQRRADDVWEGESLLFVLRERLGLPGSKNACEQGECGSCTVYLDGVPVCSCLVAAGQAQDREVRTVEGLAPAGGLDPVQEAFVEAGAVQCGFCTPGLVVAAHDLVERVPEPSDPEIREALAGNLCRCTGYEKILDAVRLAARKARR; this comes from the coding sequence ATGCGCGTGAACGTGACGGTCAACGGGGAGCAGCGCCGGGCCGACGACGTCTGGGAGGGCGAGAGCCTGCTGTTCGTGCTGCGCGAGCGGCTGGGCCTGCCCGGCTCCAAGAACGCCTGCGAGCAGGGCGAGTGCGGCTCGTGCACGGTCTACCTCGACGGCGTGCCGGTGTGCTCCTGCCTGGTCGCCGCGGGCCAGGCGCAGGACCGCGAGGTGCGCACGGTCGAGGGCCTCGCACCGGCCGGCGGGCTCGACCCGGTGCAGGAGGCGTTCGTCGAGGCGGGCGCGGTGCAGTGCGGGTTCTGCACGCCCGGCCTGGTGGTCGCGGCGCACGACCTGGTCGAGCGGGTGCCCGAGCCGAGCGACCCGGAGATCCGGGAGGCGCTGGCCGGGAACCTGTGCCGCTGCACCGGTTACGAGAAGATCCTGGACGCGGTGCGGCTCGCGGCGCGGAAGGCGCGGCGGTGA
- a CDS encoding FAD binding domain-containing protein — protein sequence MDFLRPDTLAEAVALKAERPAAVPIAGGTDVMVELNFDHRRPDALLDLTRIAELREWSVADGVVRIGAGVPYTRIITELGDRLPGLAMASRTVGSPQIRNRGTVGGNLGAASPAGDTHPVLLTSDAVVEVVSARGRRLIPATGFYLGVKRSALEPDELIAAVHLPETGAPQQFAKVGTRNAMVIAVCSFAVALHPGQGLVRAAVGSSAPTPRRAAEAEEFLSGELTATDQWESPRPLLDSVKRRFGELAARAASPIDDVRGSAAYRRHALAVLARRTLGWAWQDYTGKVA from the coding sequence ATGGACTTCCTTCGACCCGACACCCTCGCCGAGGCGGTGGCGCTCAAGGCCGAGCGGCCGGCTGCCGTGCCGATCGCGGGCGGCACGGACGTGATGGTGGAGCTGAACTTCGACCACCGACGCCCGGACGCGCTGCTGGACCTGACCCGGATCGCCGAGCTGCGCGAGTGGTCGGTGGCCGACGGCGTGGTGCGGATCGGCGCGGGCGTGCCGTACACCCGGATCATCACCGAGCTGGGCGACCGCCTGCCGGGCCTGGCGATGGCGTCGCGCACGGTCGGCTCGCCGCAGATCCGCAACCGCGGCACGGTCGGCGGCAACCTGGGCGCGGCCTCACCCGCCGGTGACACCCACCCGGTGCTGCTGACCTCGGACGCCGTGGTCGAGGTGGTGTCCGCCCGGGGCCGGCGGCTGATCCCGGCCACCGGCTTCTACCTCGGCGTGAAGCGCAGCGCGCTGGAACCGGACGAGCTGATCGCGGCCGTCCACCTGCCCGAGACCGGAGCCCCGCAGCAGTTCGCCAAGGTGGGCACGCGCAACGCGATGGTGATCGCGGTGTGCTCCTTCGCGGTCGCCCTGCACCCCGGTCAGGGCCTGGTCAGGGCGGCCGTGGGCAGTTCCGCGCCGACGCCGCGCCGGGCCGCCGAGGCCGAGGAGTTCCTCTCCGGCGAGCTGACCGCCACCGACCAGTGGGAATCGCCCAGACCGCTGCTCGACTCGGTCAAACGGCGGTTCGGGGAGCTGGCGGCACGGGCCGCGAGCCCGATCGACGACGTGCGCGGGTCCGCCGCGTACCGCAGGCACGCCCTGGCCGTGCTGGCCCGCCGCACGCTGGGCTGGGCGTGGCAGGACTACACCGGGAAGGTCGCCTGA
- the uraH gene encoding hydroxyisourate hydrolase: MTISTHVLDAARGRPAAGLRVRLEHGGATVARDVTGPDGRITGWPSDAAGVYRLVFDTGEVAPFFPEVVLTFRVTDPGEHHHVPLLLSPFAYSTYRGS; the protein is encoded by the coding sequence GTGACGATCAGCACCCACGTGCTCGACGCCGCGCGGGGTCGGCCCGCCGCCGGCCTGCGGGTCCGCCTGGAGCACGGCGGCGCGACCGTCGCGCGGGACGTCACCGGGCCGGACGGCCGGATCACCGGCTGGCCGTCCGACGCCGCCGGGGTCTACCGGCTGGTGTTCGACACCGGGGAGGTGGCCCCGTTCTTCCCGGAGGTGGTGCTGACCTTCCGGGTCACCGACCCCGGCGAGCACCACCACGTGCCGCTGCTGCTGTCCCCGTTCGCGTACTCCACCTACCGAGGTAGCTGA